Genomic segment of Paenibacillus polymyxa:
GCATGAACAAGACCATTGAGACCTGGACGAAAAAGCTTTATACTCGCATTATTGTACACGAAGAGTGGCGGGGGTACGAATACTCATCAGTACATGTTTACCACAATGCATTTTTGCTTCTGCATAAAACTTGTCGAACCATTGGAAAACCGGTGGATTTGTGAGTGGTGTAAAGTGAAAGGTGTTGACAAACGACTCGATCAGTCGGTATAATAATTTTTGTTTGTTTGGAGTGATAGTGATGCAACTATTTTTTCGCAAAGTAGCAACAAGTGACGGTCCTTTTCCTATCCGTGAATCTCTTAATGTGAGTGAATTGGTGGATGATCGTGCTGATGTTACGGCCGTTTCCCCGCTGGAGACCGACTTGGTCGCCGTTAGTCTGGGTCAAGGCTTGATGAGCGTGGAAGGCACGTTGACCGCAGGTCTGGACATGCTGTGCTCACGCTGTTTAAGCCCGATGCACGAGGATTTAAAGATTGAATTCCGTGAACGGTTCAAGCAAACCTCTTCGAGTGTTGAAGAGGAGGATGAAGATGGCGATTTTATCGCAGTGACGGAGGACTCCTTCGACATTGCACCGTATTGTGAAGAACTGTTTGTACTGCATGTGCCGTTTGCGCCTTTGTGCAGTGAGGATTGTCAGGGAATCGCACCAAAGACCGGACAAAACTGGAGTATTGGCTCCGATGACAGTAGCGATGGCAATACGGAAAAGATTGATCCGCGTCTAGCAGGGCTTAAGGATTTTTTTAAATGAGAATTGAGTTCAATTCTGAAAAATCATCATCCGCTTATGCCGGAGAGTTACTGAACCGATGTGTGGATGTTGCAGGCTTGATTCACCGGCTGTAAGATAATTGCTTCTAGCATTTTCTTTCAGTCTTGAATGAGATAAGAAGTCATACCCGTTATGCGGGGTTGATCTGGTTAAGGAGGTGGGAAGAATGGCAGTACCTCAACGGAGAACATCCAAAACTCGTCGCGACAAACGTCGTACTCACTTTAAACTGGCAGTACCAGGTATGGTGAAATGCTCCGAATGCGGCGAATTGAAACTTGCTCACCATGTG
This window contains:
- a CDS encoding YceD family protein translates to MQLFFRKVATSDGPFPIRESLNVSELVDDRADVTAVSPLETDLVAVSLGQGLMSVEGTLTAGLDMLCSRCLSPMHEDLKIEFRERFKQTSSSVEEEDEDGDFIAVTEDSFDIAPYCEELFVLHVPFAPLCSEDCQGIAPKTGQNWSIGSDDSSDGNTEKIDPRLAGLKDFFK
- the rpmF gene encoding 50S ribosomal protein L32; this translates as MAVPQRRTSKTRRDKRRTHFKLAVPGMVKCSECGELKLAHHVCKVCGTYKAREIISQ